From a region of the Hippopotamus amphibius kiboko isolate mHipAmp2 chromosome 3, mHipAmp2.hap2, whole genome shotgun sequence genome:
- the MAP1LC3C gene encoding microtubule-associated proteins 1A/1B light chain 3C — translation MQTPQKSPSLRPFKQRKSLATRREEVAGIRVKFPGKIPVIVERYPREKFLPPLDKIKFLVPQELTMTQFLSIIRSRMVLGATEAFYLLVNNKSLGSMNVTMAEIYRDYKDEDGFVYMTYASQEMFGCLGSAAPKDGSSLGGRPCHPL, via the exons ATGCAGACTCCACAGAAAAGCCCAAGCCTCAGACCTTTCAAGCAGAGGAAGAGCTTAG caacCAGAAGAGAGGAAGTTGCTGGAATCCGAGTCAAGTTCCCTGGCAAGATCCCG GTGATAGTGGAGCGCTACCCCAGGGAGAAGTTCTTGCCCCCACTGGACAAGATCAAGTTCCTGGTCCCACAGGAGTTGACCATGACCCAGTTCCTCAGCATCATCCG GAGCCGCATGGTCCTAGGGGCCACTGAAGCCTTTTACTTGCTGGTGAACAACAAGAGCCTGGGAAGCATGAATGTGACCATGGCAGAGATCTACAGGGACTACAAGGATGAGGATGGCTTTGTGTACATGACCTACGCCTCCCAGGAGATGTTTGGCTGCTTGGGGTCAGCAGCCCCAAAGGATGGGAGCAGCCTTGGGGGCAGACCCTGCCATCCTCTCTAG